The following are encoded in a window of Oreochromis aureus strain Israel breed Guangdong linkage group 10, ZZ_aureus, whole genome shotgun sequence genomic DNA:
- the LOC116334035 gene encoding cytochrome c oxidase assembly factor 4 homolog, mitochondrial encodes MASPHDRSRKDDEDDPVEQMISRTGCAELHYAVQECMAEHQDWRACQSQVQTFKDCMMNFQKAQKEQLRQQQLPSTKSTAS; translated from the coding sequence ATGGCGTCACCTCATGACCGCAGCCGGAAAGATGACGAGGATGACCCTGTTGAACAGATGATATCGCGCACTGGCTGCGCTGAGCTTCACTACGCCGTCCAGGAATGCATGGCTGAACATCAGGACTGGCGAGCGTGTCAAAGCCAAGTTCAGACGTTCAAAGACTGCATGATGAATTTCCAAAAGGCCCAGAAAGAACAGctgaggcagcagcagctgccctCCACCAAGTCTACGGCCAGCTGA
- the waif2 gene encoding wnt-activated inhibitory factor 2 has product MWIFYSSDDSKCIFSIWNQWCLYYAAVMCLLFSPVRMDDACPSSCICTRDSGTVTCRDGDYTEVPRDIPEWTSTLTLTGSNISTLQRDAFMTNGTELEMTTLSLSYNGIQAIEPYAFLGLSQLHLLDLSHNQLEFISSRAFHGLPELRSLYLNYCVSPAATTQLSDALNTQSLRNLHRLELAGNKLMSIPLERLDVFNLHALVLINNSIEIIGEENVTTLYQQRRIRVYLSLNPFRCNCELEAFYYWLKNSSQCPDAGRLLCSEPEAKRGIPVEKLRGEEVDCMNENLEAVSYVFLGIVLALIGVVFLMVLYLNRGGIKRWLNNIREACRDQMEVYHYRYEQDSDPRLANVAV; this is encoded by the coding sequence ATGTGGATATTTTACAGTTCGGACGATTCAAAGTGTATCTTTTCTATTTGGAACCAGTGGTGTTTGTATTACGCAGCGGtgatgtgtttgttgttttcaccCGTCAGGATGGACGACGCGTGCCCGTCGTCCTGCATCTGTACCAGGGACTCGGGGACGGTGACCTGCCGTGACGGGGACTATACCGAGGTACCCAGAgacatacctgagtggacgTCCACCTTGACACTTACGGGGAGTAACATCTCAACTTTACAGCGTGATGCGTTCATGACCAACGGCACGGAGTTGGAAATGACGACACTCTCTCTGTCCTATAACGGGATACAGGCTATTGAACCTTACGCCTTCCTGGGGCTTTCACAGTTACATTTGTTGGACCTTAGCCACAATCAGTTGGAGTTTATCTCATCCAGGGCTTTCCATGGATTACCCGAGCTGCGCTCTCTTTACCTGAATTATTGCGTTTCGCCTGCGGCCACAACGCAGCTCTCAGATGCGCTCAACACACAAAGTTTGCGCAACCTGCACAGACTGGAGTTGGCGGGAAACAAGCTGATGTCTATCCCCCTCGAGAGATTAGATGTCTTTAACCTCCACGCTTTGGTATTGATTAATAACTCAATAGAGATCATCGGGGAGGAAAACGTAACCACTTTGTACCAGCAAAGGCGCATACGCGTCTACTTGTCTTTAAATCCGTTTCGGTGCAACTGTGAACTGGAGGCGTTTTACTACTGGCTGAAGAACTCATCCCAGTGCCCGGATGCAGGGCGTCTTCTGTGCAGCGAGCCAGAAGCCAAGAGGGGGATTCCTGTGGAAAAGCTCCGGGGAGAGGAGGTTGATTGTATGAACGAGAATTTGGAGGCGGTGTCATATGTTTTCCTAGGTATAGTGTTGGCTCTGATCGGGGTGGTGTTCCTGATGGTGCTCTATCTCAACCGGGGAGGCATCAAACGGTGGCTCAACAACATCAGAGAGGCCTGCCGAGACCAGATGGAGGTATATCATTACCGTTATGAGCAGGACTCAGATCCCAGACTGGCCAACGTGGCTGTTTAA